From one Lysinibacillus sp. G4S2 genomic stretch:
- a CDS encoding TIGR01457 family HAD-type hydrolase — protein MKTYKAYCFDLDGTVYRGKEGIPSAITFIHRLQQAGIEPFYVTNNSSKTREQLQEALSAIGVNAPLEHIYSSALVTAKYVALNYPGKKVAMLGSDGIRKALFNEGIEPTEEEPEVFVMGIDRNLDYMALAKATVAVQNGATFIATNQDIKFPTEYGFLPGNGSFARLVGEVADVEPIYIGKPSPAMLEVIATEHSFTKDEMVMIGDNYDTDIMCGINFGCDTIHVNTGVTPTKAVLEKEQQPTYVVEALI, from the coding sequence ATGAAAACGTACAAGGCATATTGCTTTGATTTAGATGGTACCGTATACCGTGGGAAAGAAGGTATTCCTTCTGCGATTACTTTTATTCATCGTTTACAACAAGCAGGAATCGAGCCATTTTACGTAACAAATAATTCTTCTAAAACAAGAGAGCAGCTGCAGGAAGCTTTAAGTGCTATTGGAGTGAATGCCCCGTTAGAGCATATTTACTCTAGTGCATTAGTTACAGCAAAATATGTCGCCTTGAATTATCCTGGTAAAAAAGTAGCCATGCTAGGTTCTGATGGTATTCGTAAAGCGTTATTTAATGAAGGCATTGAACCGACTGAGGAAGAGCCAGAAGTATTTGTTATGGGGATTGATCGAAATCTAGATTATATGGCACTTGCAAAGGCGACGGTTGCTGTACAAAACGGCGCGACGTTTATAGCAACGAATCAAGATATTAAGTTTCCGACTGAATATGGATTTCTTCCAGGGAATGGGTCGTTTGCCCGATTAGTAGGTGAAGTTGCAGACGTTGAGCCAATCTATATCGGTAAACCATCACCTGCAATGCTTGAAGTCATTGCGACAGAGCATAGCTTTACAAAAGATGAAATGGTGATGATTGGCGATAATTATGACACAGATATTATGTGTGGCATAAATTTTGGCTGTGATACAATCCATGTAAATACAGGTGTTACACCAACAAAAGCTGTACTTGAGAAGGAACAGCAACCTACTTATGTGGTAGAAGCATTAATTTAA
- a CDS encoding DUF86 domain-containing protein has protein sequence MYFVDRNKITKNLQYLDGLLAILEAEDNWLENDIKKLAIERIGHNVMESMMDVGNLMIDGFIMRDPGSYEDIIDILIDEKVVSTEMEASLKAVVGLRKMLVREFADVDIQEVVNVLTASLPVLKQFSPAVSSYLTNELGPVSAFLPEDHQ, from the coding sequence GTGTATTTTGTAGATCGTAATAAAATCACAAAAAATTTACAGTACTTAGATGGGCTATTAGCTATTTTAGAGGCAGAAGATAACTGGCTAGAAAACGATATTAAGAAATTAGCAATCGAGCGAATTGGTCACAATGTAATGGAGTCCATGATGGACGTAGGGAATTTAATGATTGACGGTTTCATTATGCGTGATCCAGGAAGCTATGAGGATATTATTGATATTTTAATCGATGAAAAAGTCGTATCAACTGAAATGGAAGCATCGTTAAAAGCAGTAGTTGGTTTACGTAAAATGCTTGTTCGTGAATTTGCAGATGTAGATATTCAGGAAGTTGTAAATGTGTTAACAGCGAGTCTACCTGTGTTAAAACAATTCTCACCAGCCGTGAGTAGTTATTTAACAAATGAACTCGGCCCTGTTTCAGCATTTTTGCCAGAGGATCATCAATGA
- a CDS encoding YuzB family protein, giving the protein MNPMVEFCISNLANGSQKTYEILERDPNIDVLEYGCLSYCTKCSESFYAIVNGELVEADSPEELTKAIYQFIEENPLW; this is encoded by the coding sequence ATGAATCCAATGGTTGAATTTTGTATAAGTAATTTAGCAAATGGCTCTCAAAAGACGTATGAAATACTAGAGCGCGATCCGAACATCGACGTTTTGGAATATGGCTGCCTTAGTTACTGTACAAAGTGTTCAGAATCTTTTTATGCAATCGTCAATGGTGAATTAGTTGAGGCTGATTCTCCTGAAGAGTTGACGAAAGCTATTTATCAATTTATTGAAGAAAATCCGTTATGGTAA
- a CDS encoding DUF3055 domain-containing protein, translated as MERFFLYDDVEDTKTRFVSFAGNKLRYDLAILQSGRFFGKVLVMDIQFGRFAIIGPDDVEEPGYLEHVYNRTEEDTVELREYLRELLN; from the coding sequence ATGGAACGTTTTTTTTTATATGATGATGTAGAAGATACAAAAACACGCTTTGTAAGTTTTGCTGGAAATAAGTTACGCTATGATTTAGCCATTTTGCAATCAGGCCGCTTCTTTGGGAAAGTGCTTGTCATGGATATCCAATTTGGACGCTTTGCAATAATCGGTCCAGATGATGTAGAAGAACCTGGCTACCTAGAACATGTTTACAATCGTACAGAAGAAGACACAGTAGAACTACGTGAATATTTACGTGAATTATTGAACTAA